A portion of the Pedobacter cryoconitis genome contains these proteins:
- a CDS encoding stage II sporulation protein M, translating into MREALFVKQNSEKWRAYEHSSATHPDEIADRFIEITNDLSYARTFYPKSKTTSYLNGLASTLHQSIYKNKKEDKNRFVNFWKYELPVLFYTYRMQLLYAFLFFIISASIGVLSAKYDDQFIRLILGDSYVNMTNENINKGDPFGVYKQTSEFPMFFSIAANNIYVSLLMFVSGIFLSIAPIFYLLQNGVMLGSFEYYFFSRGLGIESILVIWIHGTLEISAIIIAGAAGLVLGHGLLFPKTYTRFQAFKQSAKDGTKIALGIVPILLVAAFFEGFITRHTEMPVWLSTAILALSLIFIIWYVILYPLTLSKRNHAHKNV; encoded by the coding sequence ATGAGGGAGGCCTTGTTCGTTAAACAGAATTCCGAAAAATGGAGGGCCTATGAGCATTCATCTGCTACTCATCCGGATGAAATCGCAGACCGTTTTATCGAGATCACCAATGATCTTTCTTATGCCAGGACCTTCTATCCCAAATCTAAAACGACCAGTTACCTGAATGGTTTAGCTTCCACACTGCACCAATCCATTTATAAGAATAAGAAAGAAGACAAAAACAGGTTTGTAAATTTCTGGAAATATGAATTGCCTGTACTTTTCTATACTTACCGGATGCAGTTGTTATATGCTTTCTTGTTTTTTATAATTTCAGCTTCCATAGGGGTGCTGTCAGCAAAATATGATGATCAGTTTATCAGACTGATCCTGGGTGATAGTTATGTCAATATGACCAATGAGAACATTAATAAAGGTGATCCTTTTGGGGTATACAAGCAAACTTCCGAATTCCCGATGTTCTTTTCTATCGCAGCAAATAATATTTATGTATCCCTTTTGATGTTTGTAAGCGGTATATTTTTATCCATCGCCCCGATTTTCTACCTGTTGCAAAACGGTGTCATGCTGGGTTCTTTTGAATATTATTTCTTTAGCAGAGGCCTGGGTATAGAGTCTATCCTGGTCATCTGGATTCATGGAACTTTAGAGATTTCGGCCATTATTATTGCTGGAGCTGCAGGACTGGTTCTTGGACATGGCCTGCTTTTCCCAAAAACATATACACGCTTTCAAGCCTTTAAGCAAAGTGCTAAAGATGGGACCAAGATCGCATTGGGCATTGTCCCGATCCTGTTGGTTGCTGCCTTTTTTGAAGGCTTTATTACCCGGCACACAGAAATGCCGGTATGGCTCAGCACTGCTATTTTAGCCTTGTCGCTTATTTTTATTATCTGGTATGTCATTCTATATCCATTAACCCTCTCCAAACGTAATCACGCCCACAAAAATGTCTGA